Proteins found in one Lutimonas zeaxanthinifaciens genomic segment:
- a CDS encoding outer membrane beta-barrel protein, translating to MKKIKLSFVLFSFLIFGSMHAQKVEITPQFGYQVGAKYNYYGGYVKLKSSEQYGLTFGINATDDITVEFMWAQQNSKVSIKDFQFYPQETELTDVVVNHYQIGGIHMFGYSDARPFAGLSAGWSTFNPEDNRYDGTTTFTLGLTGGLKYFFTDRIGLRLQAQLLMPVSWGGVYIGGGGGGVTTGGSILQLNFSGGLIIGLGD from the coding sequence ATGAAGAAAATTAAACTCTCGTTTGTACTCTTTTCCTTTTTGATTTTTGGATCCATGCATGCCCAAAAAGTTGAGATTACCCCTCAGTTTGGATATCAGGTTGGTGCCAAATACAATTACTATGGAGGCTATGTAAAACTGAAAAGTTCAGAACAGTATGGTCTTACCTTTGGTATAAACGCAACAGACGATATTACTGTTGAATTTATGTGGGCACAGCAGAATTCAAAGGTGAGTATTAAAGACTTCCAGTTTTATCCCCAGGAAACAGAATTAACGGATGTAGTTGTCAATCATTATCAGATTGGTGGAATTCACATGTTCGGATATAGTGACGCCCGTCCTTTTGCAGGTTTATCTGCTGGATGGTCCACATTTAATCCAGAGGACAATCGATATGATGGAACTACAACTTTTACCCTTGGTTTGACTGGTGGACTAAAATATTTCTTTACAGATCGTATAGGATTAAGACTGCAGGCGCAATTACTGATGCCCGTGAGTTGGGGAGGTGTTTACATCGGTGGTGGCGGTGGCGGAGTTACCACAGGCGGTTCCATCTTACAGCTCAATTTCAGTGGTGGTCTTATTATAGGACTCGGTGATTAG
- a CDS encoding arylsulfatase: MKKNNLLTIILMSFLIAGSAYSQKKPNILVIWGDDIGQSNISAYTFGLMGYQTPNIDRLAKEGLMFTDYYSEQSCTAGRSSFITGQSVFRTGLSKVGLPGAKEGISEKDPTIAVLLKEQGYATGQFGKNHLGDRDEHLPTNHGFDEFFGNLYHLNAEEEPELPDYPDPEKYPNFRKNFGPRGVIHSYADGKIEDTGPLTKKRMETVDDETVEAAVKFIRNAVKSGKPFFVWWNGTRMHFRTHVKDELRGISGQNEYGDGMVEHDMHVGKLLDLLDELGVADNTIVQYGTDNGPHKNTWPDAAANPFRGEKNTNWEGGWRTPSLVRWPGQIKAGSISNEIMSGMDWFPTFLAAAGNDNVIEELKNGKTVNGRSYKVHLDGYNFLPHLTGKEDKGPRKELFYFSDDGDLTAMRYEDWKFIFMEQRMAGTLGVWANPFTPLRLPLIFNLRRDPYEAATITSNTYYDWLLDHAFLLVPAQAIVGEFLGTFKDYPPRMKAASFSLEKVLDELSSPQNN, translated from the coding sequence ATGAAAAAAAACAACCTATTAACAATTATTTTGATGAGCTTTCTCATAGCAGGAAGCGCATATTCTCAAAAGAAACCCAATATCCTGGTCATATGGGGTGATGACATTGGACAATCCAATATCAGTGCCTATACTTTTGGGCTCATGGGTTATCAGACTCCAAATATTGATCGTCTGGCAAAAGAAGGATTAATGTTTACAGATTATTATTCTGAACAAAGCTGCACGGCTGGTAGATCTTCATTTATTACAGGTCAAAGCGTTTTCAGGACCGGTTTGAGTAAGGTTGGTTTGCCTGGAGCCAAAGAAGGTATCAGTGAAAAAGATCCTACCATAGCAGTATTATTGAAAGAACAAGGTTATGCCACGGGTCAATTTGGTAAAAATCACCTGGGCGACCGGGATGAACATCTGCCGACAAATCACGGTTTTGATGAATTTTTTGGAAACCTTTATCATTTAAATGCTGAAGAAGAGCCTGAATTACCAGATTATCCGGATCCGGAAAAGTATCCGAACTTCCGCAAGAATTTTGGACCACGCGGTGTGATTCATTCTTATGCCGACGGAAAAATCGAAGATACCGGACCATTGACCAAGAAAAGAATGGAAACCGTTGATGACGAAACGGTGGAAGCAGCTGTAAAATTCATTAGAAATGCTGTAAAATCGGGTAAACCGTTCTTTGTTTGGTGGAATGGAACCAGAATGCATTTTAGAACTCATGTAAAGGATGAACTTAGAGGTATTTCGGGACAGAACGAATATGGCGACGGAATGGTCGAGCACGATATGCACGTTGGAAAATTATTGGATTTATTAGATGAATTAGGTGTTGCTGACAACACCATTGTTCAGTACGGAACAGATAACGGGCCTCATAAAAATACCTGGCCGGATGCAGCAGCCAATCCTTTTCGCGGAGAAAAAAACACAAACTGGGAAGGTGGCTGGAGAACTCCTTCTTTGGTAAGGTGGCCAGGCCAGATTAAAGCCGGGTCAATTTCCAATGAGATAATGTCTGGAATGGATTGGTTTCCAACCTTCTTGGCAGCTGCGGGTAATGATAACGTAATTGAAGAATTAAAAAACGGTAAAACTGTAAATGGAAGATCTTATAAGGTTCATTTGGACGGTTACAACTTTTTACCTCACTTAACAGGTAAAGAAGACAAAGGTCCGAGAAAAGAATTGTTCTATTTTTCTGATGATGGGGATCTTACTGCGATGAGATATGAAGACTGGAAGTTTATCTTTATGGAGCAGAGAATGGCCGGTACTTTAGGAGTCTGGGCCAATCCTTTTACACCATTGCGATTACCTTTGATCTTTAATTTAAGAAGGGATCCTTACGAAGCGGCTACGATCACTTCAAACACTTATTATGACTGGCTATTAGACCATGCCTTCTTGCTAGTGCCGGCTCAGGCAATTGTAGGTGAGTTTCTGGGGACTTTCAAGGATTATCCACCTCGAATGAAAGCAGCCAGCTTTAGTCTTGAAAAAGTATTGGACGAACTATCATCTCCTCAAAACAACTAA
- a CDS encoding (4Fe-4S)-binding protein, which translates to MDKKDIIKKYKRDNLTINWQAGKCIHSAVCVKELPGVYDPKSRPWIKPENASVEELKDQIDKCPSGALSYDLEDAVKGDPASQTEVELMENGPLLVKGSIQIKSPDGSVVNKEKLTAFCRCGGSNNKPYCDGQHKKIGFQG; encoded by the coding sequence ATGGATAAAAAGGATATAATCAAAAAGTATAAAAGAGATAATCTTACAATTAACTGGCAAGCGGGAAAGTGTATTCATTCAGCTGTTTGCGTTAAAGAACTTCCAGGCGTTTATGATCCAAAATCCAGGCCTTGGATCAAACCTGAAAATGCTTCTGTGGAAGAGCTTAAAGATCAGATTGATAAGTGCCCTTCAGGTGCGTTGAGTTATGATTTGGAAGATGCGGTCAAAGGTGATCCCGCATCACAAACTGAAGTTGAATTAATGGAAAATGGCCCTTTACTGGTAAAAGGATCGATACAGATCAAATCTCCTGACGGATCGGTCGTCAACAAAGAAAAACTAACGGCTTTCTGTCGTTGTGGAGGCTCAAATAACAAACCGTATTGTGACGGTCAGCACAAAAAAATAGGATTTCAAGGTTAA
- a CDS encoding DUF2490 domain-containing protein, protein MIRFLVPLFFILNFLVVSAQQEDPVNANVNRQFWLDFNTRRSLDSIHELSGFVGYRSISPHLFDKFLVVPTYNIIHTKSPKFMNLDKPLISSFHLGAGLYYTNNKYEPDNFEFRLMQGLKFFLPSIDMIPLKNYVRLEERFQKTFDGSYWNASFRFRYKISTVIEWKKHLFSFNKGLYIPMSVEFFFNLKKADRFNDVIRITPGLGYKFNEEWKAEFYVSYHYSQNTSEDDDSTNDFVFRLRIYKKSIQKKPPVFNTKEEDLKELIE, encoded by the coding sequence ATGATTAGGTTTTTGGTTCCACTTTTTTTTATCCTGAACTTTCTTGTTGTTTCAGCACAGCAAGAAGATCCTGTAAATGCCAACGTTAACAGACAGTTTTGGCTGGATTTCAATACCAGGCGTAGTTTGGACTCCATACATGAATTAAGCGGTTTTGTTGGCTACAGAAGCATTTCGCCTCATCTTTTTGATAAATTTCTGGTGGTTCCTACCTATAACATTATACATACAAAGAGCCCAAAATTCATGAACCTGGATAAACCATTGATCAGCTCATTTCATTTAGGTGCCGGTTTGTACTACACGAATAACAAGTACGAACCCGATAATTTCGAATTCCGATTGATGCAGGGATTGAAATTCTTTTTACCCTCAATTGATATGATTCCCTTAAAGAACTATGTACGGCTCGAAGAACGATTTCAAAAAACCTTTGATGGATCCTATTGGAACGCTTCCTTCAGATTCAGATATAAAATTTCAACTGTCATCGAATGGAAAAAGCATCTTTTCTCCTTTAATAAGGGTCTATACATACCCATGAGCGTAGAATTCTTTTTCAATTTGAAAAAAGCGGACCGCTTTAACGATGTAATTCGAATAACTCCCGGACTTGGATATAAATTCAACGAGGAATGGAAGGCTGAATTCTATGTGTCCTATCATTACAGCCAGAATACTTCTGAAGATGATGATTCAACCAATGATTTTGTATTTAGACTCAGAATCTATAAAAAATCTATTCAGAAGAAGCCTCCTGTCTTTAATACCAAGGAAGAAGATCTAAAAGAGCTAATCGAATAA
- a CDS encoding tetratricopeptide repeat protein: MISLILITCEKESKGEAYQQISSVSHADSEGYLGDASCISCHESAYKTWRGSHHDKAMQMVADSTVLGDFNDVNVSIDGVGYTFFKNGGDFMIQVKELDDSEAEYKVAYVFGITPLQQYIVDFPDGKKQVLRVTWDTLENKWFHQYAGDKITITDWLHWTRGAQNWNTMCAECHSTNLKKNYLVEKDSFHTTYSSINVSCESCHGPGKKHVQWADSGQKEGEMHLVLGGDQQSQLNMCAPCHARRMKLTQNLIPGNLFEDQYLVQNISSEYYHLDGQILEEDYVYGSFLQSKMHTQGIKCGDCHNVHSNKLKLEGNKLCLQCHVPEKYDSNEHHFHEMNSESAKCINCHMTGRYYMGNDFRRDHSFRVPRPDQSLSYGTPNACNECHQDQSEEWAANWVEKWYGKERTPHFSDYLLLSNQNEISYEDRLKLNEFINDLNYPYIARSTVIGNLTFSGEDQIKSLLKALSDSSAVVRYHALMQFRGMAPQDRMTVAQKHLKDKMKLVRIGAAQLLIGFNGEGWSETDKLNLFKANEEFEQMLFANADFSTGRLQLGDYFMQNNDIKTAIKHYDKALEMDSLLFPVYTNLATAYSIDQNTEKAFETLNTWMDYQPDAGRPYYLRALLNFELGNGEIAVEDLKMAIDLDPQDIRSMYNLATFYYQIKDFESALKEANHALGIDPANPDIKYLKALVLKELGRIDEANAILNELESSQ, encoded by the coding sequence ATGATTTCGTTGATATTGATAACCTGTGAGAAGGAATCAAAGGGAGAAGCGTATCAACAAATAAGTAGCGTTTCGCATGCCGACAGTGAAGGATATTTAGGTGATGCCAGTTGTATTTCATGTCATGAGTCAGCATATAAGACCTGGCGAGGTTCTCATCATGACAAAGCGATGCAGATGGTTGCCGATTCAACTGTTCTTGGTGATTTTAATGATGTGAACGTATCTATAGACGGAGTAGGTTATACGTTTTTTAAAAATGGGGGAGATTTTATGATCCAAGTGAAGGAATTGGACGATTCTGAAGCTGAGTATAAGGTGGCTTATGTTTTTGGGATAACACCATTGCAGCAATATATTGTGGATTTCCCGGATGGCAAGAAACAGGTTCTTAGAGTTACCTGGGATACTTTGGAGAATAAATGGTTTCATCAATACGCAGGTGACAAAATTACAATTACGGACTGGTTGCACTGGACCAGAGGCGCTCAAAACTGGAATACCATGTGTGCCGAGTGCCATTCTACTAATTTGAAAAAAAACTATTTGGTTGAGAAAGATTCATTTCACACGACTTATTCATCTATCAATGTCAGCTGTGAAAGTTGTCACGGACCAGGTAAAAAGCATGTGCAATGGGCAGATTCAGGTCAAAAGGAAGGGGAGATGCATTTGGTTTTGGGTGGTGATCAACAGTCTCAACTAAATATGTGTGCCCCGTGTCATGCACGAAGAATGAAACTTACACAAAATTTGATTCCGGGCAACCTTTTTGAAGACCAGTATCTCGTTCAGAATATCTCGTCAGAGTATTATCACCTTGACGGCCAGATTTTAGAAGAAGATTATGTTTATGGATCTTTTCTTCAAAGCAAGATGCATACCCAGGGAATTAAATGTGGAGACTGTCATAATGTGCATTCCAATAAGTTAAAACTCGAAGGCAACAAACTATGTCTGCAATGTCACGTACCTGAAAAATATGATAGCAATGAACACCATTTTCATGAAATGAATTCAGAATCGGCAAAGTGTATAAACTGTCACATGACAGGCAGGTATTATATGGGTAATGATTTTAGAAGGGATCATAGTTTCAGGGTTCCTAGACCGGACCAGAGCCTATCCTATGGCACGCCAAATGCATGTAATGAATGTCACCAGGATCAGTCAGAGGAATGGGCGGCCAATTGGGTGGAGAAATGGTATGGTAAAGAGAGGACACCTCATTTTTCGGATTATCTTTTGTTGAGTAATCAAAATGAGATTTCTTACGAGGATCGGTTGAAACTGAACGAATTCATTAACGATCTGAATTATCCATACATCGCTCGGTCAACAGTGATCGGAAATTTAACGTTTTCAGGAGAAGATCAGATAAAATCTTTACTTAAAGCTTTGAGTGACTCTTCGGCAGTGGTTAGATATCACGCGTTGATGCAATTCAGAGGTATGGCTCCCCAGGATCGAATGACAGTTGCTCAAAAGCATTTAAAGGACAAAATGAAACTGGTTCGTATTGGAGCTGCACAACTGCTTATCGGTTTTAATGGGGAAGGCTGGAGTGAAACGGATAAACTTAATTTGTTCAAAGCGAATGAGGAGTTTGAACAAATGTTATTTGCCAATGCTGATTTTTCCACCGGAAGGCTGCAACTGGGTGATTATTTCATGCAAAACAATGATATTAAGACGGCCATAAAACATTATGACAAAGCCTTGGAGATGGATAGTTTACTTTTTCCTGTTTATACGAATCTGGCCACTGCCTACAGTATAGATCAGAATACAGAAAAAGCATTTGAGACATTAAACACCTGGATGGATTATCAACCAGATGCCGGAAGGCCTTATTATTTAAGGGCATTGCTAAACTTTGAATTGGGAAATGGTGAAATTGCGGTGGAGGACCTGAAAATGGCGATTGATCTTGATCCTCAGGATATACGCTCTATGTATAATCTTGCGACCTTTTATTATCAAATTAAAGATTTTGAGTCAGCCCTGAAAGAAGCGAATCACGCACTTGGAATCGATCCGGCCAATCCGGATATAAAATACTTAAAAGCTCTGGTTTTAAAGGAATTGGGACGTATTGATGAAGCCAATGCGATCCTTAATGAACTTGAATCATCCCAGTGA
- a CDS encoding porin gives MKFKSKVLILLLIISIPSVFAQNRQVDTVSTYRSLIPTGKQSLLKNVDMIANLQMALRSDFYEGEHLETKFRVEQFRLEFKGYVHEKIYFRFRHRYTSTFEPQSIDKIIKGVDFAFVRFDVSEKVQLTIGKTFADWGGIEFDLNPIYVYEFSDIIEKADNFLTGVGAYWQATERNGFSFQILNSRTQSFEELYQGHPELEGSDIPLAAVVNWRGKFLDGKFTTLWSYSLFNEAKDTFKNYIALGNQLKLDKWTIAYDFKWSKEDLDRTGIISEDVPDDLYPWALENTLYYSHWTKIDYRFAKKWGASFTGFIDQAKWLDDIDPEKTTDHWRTGYGIIPSLEFYPWSDINLKFFAVYVGRIYNYSSYAESRVGLVDYQTGRFAIGIISPLKIF, from the coding sequence ATGAAATTCAAGTCTAAAGTTTTAATTCTCTTGCTAATTATTTCTATTCCTTCTGTCTTTGCTCAAAACAGGCAGGTAGATACGGTTTCTACGTATCGTAGTTTGATTCCTACAGGAAAACAGTCGCTTTTAAAGAATGTAGATATGATCGCTAATTTGCAAATGGCGCTACGCAGTGATTTTTATGAAGGAGAACATTTAGAAACAAAATTTAGAGTAGAGCAATTTAGACTGGAGTTTAAAGGGTACGTTCATGAAAAGATATATTTTAGGTTCAGGCATCGCTATACCAGTACATTTGAGCCCCAATCTATAGATAAAATAATAAAAGGTGTAGATTTTGCCTTTGTAAGATTTGATGTATCGGAAAAAGTTCAGCTGACCATTGGAAAAACATTTGCCGATTGGGGAGGAATTGAATTCGATTTGAATCCTATTTATGTTTATGAATTTTCAGACATTATTGAGAAAGCCGATAATTTTCTAACAGGGGTTGGCGCTTACTGGCAGGCCACTGAGAGAAACGGGTTTTCTTTTCAGATCCTGAATTCAAGAACCCAGTCTTTTGAAGAACTCTATCAAGGCCACCCTGAACTGGAAGGGTCCGATATTCCTTTGGCTGCAGTGGTCAACTGGAGAGGCAAGTTCCTTGATGGGAAATTTACGACACTGTGGTCCTATTCATTATTTAATGAGGCCAAGGATACTTTTAAGAACTATATCGCACTTGGGAACCAGTTAAAACTTGATAAATGGACCATTGCTTATGATTTTAAATGGAGTAAAGAAGATCTTGACAGGACGGGTATAATCAGTGAAGATGTTCCTGATGATTTGTATCCCTGGGCCCTCGAAAATACTTTGTACTACAGTCATTGGACCAAGATCGATTATCGTTTTGCAAAGAAGTGGGGGGCGAGCTTCACCGGATTTATCGATCAGGCAAAATGGCTCGATGACATAGATCCCGAAAAAACAACAGATCACTGGAGAACCGGTTATGGGATCATACCTTCTCTTGAATTCTATCCCTGGTCGGATATTAATTTAAAATTCTTTGCAGTGTATGTGGGTAGAATCTACAATTATTCAAGTTATGCTGAGTCCAGGGTAGGGCTGGTGGATTATCAAACAGGCCGTTTTGCTATTGGTATTATTTCACCACTTAAAATATTTTAA
- a CDS encoding type II asparaginase translates to MLNTISKKLLTVVIITMTFNFAAAQNKDLPNVVILATGGTIAGSAATGTQAGYTSGQVGIETMIAAVPGIKDLANVTGEQLSNVGSQDMSVEIWLKLANRVNELLSRDDVDGIVITHGTDTQEETAFFLNLVVKSYKPVVTTGSMRPSTAVSAEGPLNLYNAVAIAADSNASGYGVLVVMNDQIHSAHGVTKTNTTSVQTFMSPMHGLTGAVIYGKHEFYSKPHGIFGPESEFSIEGVTSLPRVDIIYTGVDTPADLVDLSIKAGAKGIVIAGVGNGNMNAATLKACKNAAENGIVVVRSTRVPTGYVLRNAEINDDENKTVASDELNAQKSRVLLMLALLKDRSLEDIQKLFYTY, encoded by the coding sequence ATGTTAAATACAATATCAAAAAAACTGCTGACCGTTGTAATTATTACTATGACGTTCAACTTTGCAGCGGCACAAAATAAAGATTTGCCCAATGTTGTCATTCTTGCAACCGGAGGAACTATTGCAGGCTCTGCTGCTACCGGAACACAGGCGGGTTACACCTCAGGGCAAGTTGGCATAGAAACCATGATCGCGGCAGTGCCGGGAATAAAGGATCTTGCGAATGTAACTGGAGAGCAATTGTCAAATGTCGGATCTCAGGATATGAGTGTTGAAATCTGGTTGAAACTGGCCAACAGGGTAAATGAACTATTGAGCCGGGATGACGTGGATGGCATTGTGATCACACATGGTACAGATACCCAGGAAGAGACGGCCTTTTTCCTTAATTTGGTTGTCAAAAGTTATAAACCGGTTGTTACAACAGGATCTATGAGGCCTTCTACAGCAGTGAGTGCTGAAGGGCCATTGAACTTATACAATGCAGTTGCCATTGCTGCCGATTCCAATGCGAGTGGTTATGGGGTATTGGTTGTAATGAACGATCAGATCCATTCTGCTCATGGAGTGACAAAGACGAACACGACCTCCGTTCAAACCTTTATGTCACCCATGCATGGTTTAACCGGTGCTGTTATTTATGGGAAACATGAGTTTTACAGTAAACCACATGGGATATTTGGTCCTGAAAGTGAATTCAGTATTGAAGGGGTAACTTCCTTGCCAAGAGTAGATATTATTTATACCGGAGTAGACACACCGGCAGACCTCGTTGATCTATCCATTAAGGCCGGTGCCAAAGGAATAGTAATAGCCGGAGTTGGTAATGGAAACATGAATGCGGCAACACTTAAGGCCTGTAAAAATGCAGCTGAGAACGGTATTGTAGTAGTAAGAAGTACAAGAGTGCCCACGGGTTATGTCTTAAGAAATGCTGAAATCAATGATGACGAGAACAAGACCGTTGCCTCAGATGAGCTCAATGCTCAAAAATCAAGGGTTCTGCTTATGCTGGCATTATTGAAGGACCGAAGCCTGGAAGATATTCAGAAGCTGTTTTATACCTATTAA
- a CDS encoding anaerobic C4-dicarboxylate transporter family protein: MLWIELIIFLSIVIIGSRIGGIAMGTLAGIGLILFIFLFRLPVGSPPIIVLGMILAVITALSAMEAAGGLDYLIAVAEKIMRKRPQNITIVAPIVTYVLVLSAGTQHVIYALLPVIAEIARKSGIRPERPIAMSDIAAMQGIVASPISAATVAMLGILTVSGISLPRILLIVIPSTFIAVIIGSIVVYKKGKELSEDPVYLQRLKEGRIRELASSKSLERKSVKRAKGSIAFFFSAILMVIVFGMFPELRPISEVIKDGTVIEDQVAMGPTIMILMLTVGALMMIFLKADPEKAVTGSVMKSGIVAIVSILGIAWLGSSFFEGNRVILVEGISQLIEGDHWVFGFGLFAMSIMLFSQAATVVTLMPLGLALGLDAELLIALYPAVNGFFFLPTYGTILAAISFDQTGTTKIGKYLLNHSFMIPGLVTTFSAVTIALLITYLI; this comes from the coding sequence ATGCTTTGGATCGAATTGATCATATTTCTATCTATTGTTATTATCGGTTCCAGAATAGGAGGTATAGCTATGGGTACCCTGGCCGGTATCGGTCTTATTCTTTTTATATTCCTGTTTAGATTACCTGTTGGCAGCCCCCCTATTATAGTTTTAGGAATGATCCTGGCAGTAATTACGGCCTTGTCTGCTATGGAAGCTGCAGGAGGACTTGACTATTTGATAGCTGTGGCAGAAAAGATCATGAGAAAGAGGCCTCAGAATATAACCATCGTCGCTCCCATTGTAACTTATGTACTTGTATTGTCGGCCGGCACACAGCATGTCATCTACGCCTTATTACCTGTTATTGCTGAAATTGCCAGGAAGTCAGGAATCCGTCCGGAAAGACCTATAGCTATGTCGGATATAGCCGCAATGCAAGGTATCGTTGCCTCACCAATTTCAGCAGCAACAGTTGCCATGTTGGGTATTTTGACCGTGAGTGGTATCAGTTTGCCCCGTATTCTTTTGATCGTAATTCCATCTACATTTATAGCCGTAATCATAGGATCCATAGTTGTTTACAAGAAGGGGAAAGAACTATCTGAAGACCCCGTTTATCTCCAGCGACTAAAAGAAGGGAGAATAAGAGAATTGGCAAGTTCTAAATCCTTGGAAAGAAAATCAGTAAAGCGTGCAAAGGGATCTATTGCATTCTTCTTTTCTGCGATATTGATGGTAATCGTGTTTGGAATGTTTCCGGAATTGAGGCCCATAAGTGAAGTCATTAAGGATGGAACAGTTATCGAGGATCAAGTAGCTATGGGGCCAACTATCATGATCTTAATGTTAACTGTAGGAGCCCTGATGATGATCTTTTTAAAAGCGGACCCGGAAAAGGCTGTTACCGGGAGTGTTATGAAAAGTGGTATCGTTGCCATAGTTTCCATATTGGGTATCGCATGGCTTGGGTCTTCTTTTTTTGAGGGTAATAGAGTCATTCTGGTAGAGGGTATTTCTCAATTGATAGAGGGTGACCACTGGGTCTTTGGATTTGGTTTGTTCGCTATGAGTATTATGCTATTCAGTCAAGCGGCTACTGTTGTCACCCTGATGCCCCTGGGCCTTGCCCTTGGATTGGATGCCGAATTATTGATAGCTCTTTATCCGGCTGTTAATGGATTTTTCTTCTTGCCAACCTACGGTACTATTCTGGCTGCTATTTCTTTTGACCAGACAGGTACAACAAAAATTGGTAAGTATCTTTTAAACCATAGTTTTATGATACCTGGGCTTGTAACAACATTTTCAGCCGTTACCATTGCCTTATTGATAACCTACTTAATCTGA
- a CDS encoding DUF2490 domain-containing protein has translation MKGQTEKEINQQVQFWTSVNSTWRLSDHWGAMGDFHVRRNDFLKDPNFYFLRLGGVYWFNDKISLAGGGARLWLAQPDLNDGWNYAIENRIYQQLLWRSVNGRAKFLQRIRNEQRWHEVLNPDGSVNRIRFSNRVRFLFSAAIRVFEDEKKPRLVLSDEILFHFGKEIVYNTFDQNRLFVGINHKMGKGWSFDAGYMMVFQQKYSGYQYDMNHTIRLFFYFSPDLRKKKDEQLPHYPVGDIE, from the coding sequence ATGAAGGGGCAGACGGAAAAAGAAATAAACCAACAGGTTCAGTTCTGGACGAGTGTCAACTCCACCTGGAGATTGAGTGATCATTGGGGTGCTATGGGAGATTTTCATGTAAGAAGAAATGATTTTTTAAAAGACCCTAATTTTTATTTCCTCCGATTAGGAGGGGTTTATTGGTTTAATGATAAAATTTCTCTTGCCGGTGGGGGTGCCCGCTTATGGCTGGCCCAGCCAGATTTGAATGATGGTTGGAATTACGCCATTGAAAATCGTATCTATCAACAATTGCTTTGGAGAAGTGTAAATGGTAGAGCTAAATTCTTACAGAGAATTAGAAATGAACAAAGATGGCACGAGGTACTTAACCCGGACGGAAGTGTAAATCGAATTCGATTTTCAAACAGGGTCAGGTTTTTATTTTCTGCGGCCATCAGAGTTTTTGAAGATGAAAAAAAGCCAAGGCTTGTACTCTCGGATGAGATTCTTTTTCATTTTGGAAAAGAAATTGTTTACAACACCTTTGACCAAAACCGATTATTTGTTGGGATAAACCATAAGATGGGAAAAGGTTGGTCATTTGATGCGGGTTATATGATGGTTTTTCAGCAAAAATATAGCGGGTACCAATACGACATGAATCATACGATACGGTTGTTTTTCTACTTCTCACCTGATTTGAGAAAGAAAAAGGATGAACAGTTACCGCACTATCCAGTTGGTGACATAGAATAG
- a CDS encoding glycosyltransferase family 2 protein: MISIIIVNYRGWSALKKCLLSLDQIEDQIGFEVIVVDNYSNDGEFLNFKNEFPSFQFILNEGNFGFANGCNLGAKVSIGNYLLFLNPDTIIKNDTLQSLKEIYQSHPEIALLSCVQQDENGRTERQERLFPSFFRFFGVFRSFDRILNRRKYRERFKDTDSDLIFPDWISGSVVFTDSSWFDKVSGWNEDFWLYLEDVDFCKRISEQGGKMAISRKTSILHMHGGTSRINLKTKALTKTEVIISKHVYISLHFNPLEAFLLHFLMITGFLIERIFLSIVGILFFFKPKLRVNIFILKNLLVYYANALRHLTWISPRSVNFRK; encoded by the coding sequence ATGATTTCAATAATTATAGTTAATTACAGAGGCTGGAGTGCATTGAAGAAATGCCTTCTATCATTAGATCAAATTGAGGATCAGATCGGATTTGAAGTAATCGTAGTAGATAATTATTCAAACGATGGTGAATTTCTGAATTTTAAAAATGAATTCCCTTCATTTCAATTTATTCTAAACGAGGGTAATTTTGGCTTTGCCAATGGATGTAATTTGGGAGCAAAAGTTTCAATAGGGAACTACTTATTATTCCTCAATCCTGATACGATTATCAAAAATGACACATTACAGTCTTTAAAGGAAATTTACCAATCACATCCGGAAATTGCTTTGTTATCTTGTGTTCAGCAGGATGAAAACGGAAGAACTGAAAGGCAGGAGAGGTTATTTCCTTCATTTTTTCGGTTTTTTGGCGTATTCAGAAGTTTTGACAGAATATTGAACCGAAGGAAGTACCGCGAACGGTTTAAAGATACAGATTCAGATTTGATTTTTCCCGATTGGATTTCGGGGTCTGTGGTATTTACAGATAGTAGCTGGTTTGACAAAGTGTCGGGATGGAATGAAGATTTCTGGCTTTATTTAGAAGATGTAGATTTTTGTAAAAGAATTAGTGAACAGGGAGGAAAGATGGCCATTTCTAGAAAGACTTCAATTTTGCACATGCACGGGGGAACTTCTCGAATTAACCTAAAAACAAAAGCGCTGACCAAAACCGAAGTAATCATTTCAAAGCATGTTTATATTTCTCTTCATTTTAACCCTTTAGAGGCTTTTTTACTTCATTTCTTAATGATCACGGGATTCCTGATTGAACGGATTTTCCTATCAATTGTGGGAATATTATTCTTTTTTAAACCTAAGTTACGCGTGAATATTTTTATTTTAAAGAATCTTTTAGTGTATTATGCGAATGCTTTAAGACATTTGACCTGGATCAGTCCTCGATCTGTCAATTTCAGAAAATGA